In Arthrobacter sp. B3I9, the following are encoded in one genomic region:
- a CDS encoding DMT family transporter, translating to MATTAHAGSPHPESNHRETPQPDSTYEVPPEAAAAASPKPPPRPGQISRLGIAAVVVTVVLWASAFVGIRAVGPSFSPGSLTLGRLAIAAVVLGLVVLPKLGKTSPLPAGREWLPILAYGIMWFGGYNVALNAAEHLLDAGTAALLINVNPILVAVMAGIILKEGFPRWLIIGSLVAFAGVAVIALGSGQRSTADVGGVFLCLLAAALAAVSVIVQKPVLRKFPAAQATWFGILVGAACCLPFSGQLVTELQAAPLPATLGLVYLGIFPTAIAFTTWAYALSLIDAGRLAATTYLVPGTTILISWLVLGEIPTVWGLIGGCICLVGVALTRRRSR from the coding sequence ATGGCAACAACCGCCCACGCAGGCTCCCCACACCCGGAAAGCAACCACCGCGAAACCCCGCAGCCGGACAGCACCTACGAAGTGCCGCCAGAGGCTGCTGCCGCGGCATCCCCCAAACCGCCGCCCCGCCCCGGCCAGATCAGCAGACTCGGCATCGCCGCCGTCGTGGTCACCGTGGTGCTCTGGGCATCGGCGTTCGTGGGCATCCGGGCCGTCGGTCCCAGCTTCTCCCCCGGGTCCCTAACCCTTGGCCGTCTGGCGATAGCCGCCGTCGTGCTGGGCCTCGTGGTACTCCCGAAACTCGGGAAAACCAGCCCCCTGCCCGCGGGCCGGGAATGGTTGCCCATCCTGGCGTACGGCATCATGTGGTTCGGCGGGTACAACGTCGCCTTGAACGCCGCGGAACACCTGCTTGACGCCGGGACAGCCGCCCTGCTCATCAACGTCAATCCCATCCTCGTCGCGGTCATGGCCGGCATCATCCTGAAGGAAGGGTTCCCCCGCTGGCTGATTATCGGCAGCCTGGTGGCCTTTGCGGGGGTGGCGGTGATTGCGCTCGGTTCCGGGCAGCGGTCGACGGCGGATGTAGGCGGCGTGTTCCTGTGCCTCCTCGCCGCTGCCCTCGCCGCCGTGAGCGTGATCGTCCAGAAGCCCGTGCTGCGGAAATTCCCCGCAGCCCAGGCAACGTGGTTCGGCATTCTGGTGGGTGCCGCCTGCTGCCTGCCCTTCAGCGGGCAGCTGGTGACTGAACTGCAGGCCGCACCGTTGCCGGCCACACTCGGGCTGGTCTACCTCGGCATCTTTCCGACGGCGATCGCCTTCACCACCTGGGCCTACGCCCTCTCCCTGATCGACGCCGGACGGCTTGCCGCCACCACCTATCTGGTGCCCGGCACCACCATCCTGATTTCCTGGCTCGTCCTGGGCGAGATTCCCACCGTCTGGGGCCTGATCGGCGGCTGCATCTGCCTGGTGGGCGTTGCGCTGACCCGCCGGAGGTCCCGCTAG
- a CDS encoding metallopeptidase family protein, producing the protein MPASLPPGLPIVPSGPDEDPEPFPMSESDFEAAVSDALDRIPPELAKTMNNVAVFIEDDYTPQPGEDPDTVLLGLYEGVPLTERDSWWDAGSLPDRITIYRQPILDICASREDVIEEVTVTVVHEIAHHFGISDERLHELGWG; encoded by the coding sequence GTGCCCGCTTCGCTGCCGCCAGGCCTCCCGATCGTTCCTTCCGGTCCCGACGAGGACCCAGAGCCGTTCCCGATGTCGGAATCCGACTTCGAGGCTGCGGTGAGCGATGCGCTCGACCGGATCCCGCCGGAGCTGGCGAAGACCATGAACAATGTGGCGGTTTTCATCGAGGACGACTACACCCCGCAGCCGGGCGAGGACCCCGACACGGTGCTGCTGGGCCTCTACGAGGGCGTGCCCCTGACCGAACGGGACTCCTGGTGGGATGCCGGCTCGCTGCCGGACCGCATCACCATCTACCGCCAGCCGATCCTCGACATCTGCGCCTCCCGGGAGGACGTGATCGAGGAAGTCACGGTCACGGTGGTGCACGAGATTGCGCACCACTTCGGCATCAGCGACGAGCGCCTGCACGAGCTGGGCTGGGGATAG
- a CDS encoding cation diffusion facilitator family transporter, with protein MGHDHSHSHGIAATGTGKHRKRLVGVLCITLAVVLVQVIGAVLSGSLALLADAGHMLSDAAGVSIALLAAWIAARPASNQRTYGYQRAEVLAALANALVLIVIAVVIVTEAIARLGTTPAVRTDVMLTAAALGAVANLVSLLILRGAQKESLNVRGAYLEVLGDLLGSIAVIAAGIIILATGYQAADTIASILIAFMIVPRAWHLLRDVVDVLLEASPKGVDVKLIREHILAVDGVVSVHDIHIWTITSGVPVFSAHVVVEDDALSASGADRVLDKLVTCLGSHFDTEHCTFQLEPVSHAEHEAHQHA; from the coding sequence ATGGGACACGACCACAGCCACTCGCACGGCATCGCGGCCACTGGCACCGGGAAACATCGGAAGCGGTTGGTGGGCGTCCTGTGCATCACCCTTGCGGTGGTCCTGGTCCAGGTCATCGGCGCCGTGCTGTCCGGTTCGCTGGCACTGCTCGCCGACGCCGGGCACATGCTCTCGGACGCCGCCGGGGTCTCCATCGCCCTGTTGGCCGCCTGGATCGCCGCCCGCCCCGCGAGCAATCAGCGCACTTACGGGTACCAGCGCGCCGAAGTCCTGGCGGCGCTGGCCAATGCCCTGGTCCTGATCGTCATCGCGGTGGTCATTGTCACCGAAGCGATCGCCCGGCTCGGCACGACTCCTGCGGTGCGCACCGACGTCATGCTGACCGCCGCCGCCCTCGGCGCCGTCGCTAATCTCGTCTCGCTGCTGATCCTGCGCGGCGCCCAGAAGGAAAGCCTTAACGTCAGGGGCGCCTACCTCGAAGTGCTGGGAGACCTGCTTGGCTCCATCGCCGTCATTGCCGCCGGGATTATCATCCTGGCCACCGGCTACCAGGCGGCGGACACCATTGCGTCCATCCTCATTGCGTTCATGATCGTGCCGCGGGCCTGGCACCTGCTGCGTGACGTCGTGGACGTTCTCCTCGAAGCATCCCCCAAAGGCGTGGATGTAAAGCTGATCCGGGAACACATCCTCGCCGTGGACGGGGTGGTGTCGGTCCACGACATCCACATCTGGACCATCACGTCCGGAGTGCCGGTTTTTTCGGCACATGTTGTGGTGGAAGATGACGCCCTGAGCGCCAGCGGAGCCGACCGGGTGCTGGACAAGCTGGTCACCTGCTTGGGATCCCATTTCGACACCGAGCACTGCACCTTCCAGCTTGAACCGGTGAGCCACGCGGAACATGAGGCCCACCAGCACGCCTGA
- a CDS encoding ABC transporter permease: MLGSELGVMFRRRRTWAMLCALAAIPILIAVAVRVSSPVPAGRGPAFLDRVSQNGLFVGLTAMLVSVPLFLPLTIGVVAGDTVAGEAGLGTLRYLLAAPAGRVRLLLVKYAGAVVFSVVAPLVVALVGAGMGALLFPVGPVPLLSGDSIGAGEAFVRLLLVAAYLAVSLLGLSAIGLFVSTLTDVPVGAMAATVVLSVVSQVLDALPQLEWLHPWLFSHYWLDFGDLLRQPVAWDSFATNVLLQGGYVALFGALAYSRFITKDVLS, from the coding sequence CTGCTGGGATCCGAGCTCGGCGTGATGTTCCGGCGCCGCCGGACCTGGGCAATGCTCTGCGCCCTGGCCGCCATTCCGATCCTGATCGCTGTGGCCGTGCGGGTCTCGTCCCCTGTTCCGGCGGGCCGCGGACCGGCCTTTCTCGACAGGGTCTCGCAGAACGGGTTGTTCGTCGGGCTCACCGCCATGCTCGTCTCGGTTCCGTTGTTCCTCCCGCTGACCATAGGCGTGGTTGCGGGAGACACCGTGGCCGGAGAGGCCGGGCTGGGAACCCTCCGCTACCTGCTCGCTGCCCCGGCCGGCCGGGTCCGGTTGCTGCTGGTGAAGTATGCCGGTGCCGTGGTGTTCTCCGTCGTGGCCCCGCTGGTGGTGGCGCTGGTGGGGGCAGGGATGGGTGCCCTGCTTTTCCCTGTCGGGCCGGTGCCGCTGCTCTCGGGTGACTCGATCGGTGCGGGCGAGGCCTTCGTGCGGCTGCTGCTCGTTGCCGCGTACCTTGCCGTCTCGTTGCTGGGGCTTTCCGCGATCGGCCTGTTCGTGTCCACCCTCACGGACGTGCCGGTAGGAGCGATGGCCGCCACGGTGGTGCTCTCGGTTGTCTCGCAGGTGCTCGACGCCCTGCCGCAGCTGGAATGGCTCCACCCCTGGCTGTTCAGCCACTACTGGCTGGACTTCGGCGACCTGCTCCGCCAGCCCGTGGCCTGGGATTCCTTCGCCACGAACGTCCTGCTGCAGGGCGGTTACGTCGCGCTTTTCGGCGCGCTCGCCTACAGCAGGTTCATTACCAAGGACGTGCTGTCCTAG
- a CDS encoding ABC transporter ATP-binding protein, with translation MTAVAPDAELSIETRGLSKRFGHQLAVDGVDLSVPKGSVFGFLGPNGSGKTTTIRMMLGLAAATGGSVRLLGEEMPQHLHEVLPRVGALVEGPAFYPFLSGTANLQRFDAADPYGAAATRNARVRSALERVGLGHAADKKVRAYSLGMKQRLGIANALLAPRELLVLDEPTNGLDPQGTREVRNLVRSLAADGATVFVSSHLLAEVEQICTHAAIMSAGRLVAQGTLPELRQAGQARIRVLTPDAGTAVQVLAGLGFTVNGDGGRHARVASVSGVGPGSTGNGSTPEGAVLFAPLPAAGSDAGVQPEAVVAALVAAGVRVRGFATEQASLEERFVALTGEGFDVVQ, from the coding sequence GTGACTGCCGTCGCGCCTGATGCTGAACTGAGTATCGAGACCCGCGGTCTGAGCAAGCGCTTCGGTCACCAGTTGGCCGTGGACGGCGTCGACCTTTCCGTCCCGAAAGGCTCGGTCTTTGGTTTCCTGGGACCCAACGGTTCGGGCAAAACCACCACAATCCGGATGATGCTGGGCCTCGCCGCAGCCACCGGCGGCTCTGTGCGCCTGCTGGGAGAGGAGATGCCCCAACACCTGCACGAGGTGCTGCCGCGCGTGGGTGCCCTCGTTGAAGGGCCGGCGTTCTATCCGTTCCTGTCCGGCACGGCCAATCTGCAACGCTTCGACGCCGCGGACCCGTACGGGGCCGCAGCCACACGGAACGCCCGGGTGCGGTCAGCGCTGGAGCGGGTGGGCCTGGGCCATGCGGCGGACAAGAAGGTCCGGGCGTACTCCCTCGGCATGAAGCAGCGGCTCGGCATCGCCAACGCACTGCTGGCGCCGCGCGAGCTGCTGGTCCTGGACGAGCCCACCAACGGCCTCGACCCGCAAGGTACCCGGGAGGTCCGGAACCTGGTGCGCTCGCTGGCGGCGGACGGCGCCACGGTGTTCGTCTCGAGTCATCTGCTCGCGGAAGTGGAACAGATCTGCACGCACGCGGCCATCATGAGTGCTGGCCGGCTGGTTGCCCAGGGGACACTTCCGGAACTCCGCCAGGCCGGGCAGGCGCGGATCCGGGTGCTGACCCCCGATGCTGGGACGGCGGTACAGGTCCTGGCGGGTCTCGGCTTCACCGTCAACGGCGACGGCGGCCGCCACGCCCGGGTGGCATCCGTGTCCGGCGTGGGCCCGGGAAGCACCGGGAACGGCTCCACACCGGAGGGCGCCGTTCTCTTCGCGCCCCTGCCGGCTGCTGGATCCGACGCCGGCGTGCAACCCGAGGCCGTGGTGGCCGCGCTGGTGGCAGCAGGTGTCCGGGTCCGCGGTTTCGCGACCGAACAGGCCAGCCTTGAAGAACGGTTTGTGGCCTTGACAGGGGAGGGCTTCGACGTTGTCCAGTGA
- a CDS encoding S-(hydroxymethyl)mycothiol dehydrogenase, which produces MVHKVKAVIAKEKNAPVSVETILVPDPGPGEALVDILTCGVCHTDLHYKQGGITDEFPILLGHEATGVVSAVGPGVTEVAPGDRVILNWRAVCGQCRACAKGQPQYCFNTANATQKMTLEDGTELSPALGIGAFAEKTLVAAGQCTKVDPEADAAAVGLLGCGVMAGIGAAINTGGIQRGESVAVIGCGGVGIAAVTGAKLAGATTIIAVDIDANKVEMAKSLGATHGVDSSKEDPIEAIRALTNGNGADVVIDAVGRPETYKQAFYARDLAGRVVLVGVPAPDMKLELPLLDVFGRGGSLKSSWYGDCLPSRDFPMLVEHYKQGNLDLDAFVTERITIDQVEEAFAKMHEGKVLRSVVEL; this is translated from the coding sequence ATGGTTCACAAGGTCAAGGCAGTGATTGCCAAGGAAAAGAACGCCCCGGTGTCAGTGGAGACCATTCTGGTCCCGGACCCCGGTCCAGGCGAGGCCCTGGTGGACATCCTTACTTGCGGGGTCTGCCACACGGACCTGCATTACAAGCAGGGCGGCATCACCGACGAATTCCCCATCCTTCTGGGCCACGAGGCCACCGGTGTTGTCAGCGCCGTCGGCCCCGGCGTCACGGAAGTCGCCCCAGGCGACCGGGTCATCCTCAACTGGCGGGCCGTCTGTGGCCAGTGCCGTGCCTGCGCCAAGGGCCAGCCGCAGTACTGCTTCAACACTGCCAACGCTACCCAGAAGATGACCCTCGAGGACGGCACCGAACTCTCGCCTGCCCTGGGCATCGGCGCCTTCGCGGAGAAGACGCTGGTGGCGGCCGGCCAGTGCACCAAGGTGGACCCCGAGGCTGACGCTGCCGCGGTCGGCCTGCTCGGTTGCGGTGTGATGGCCGGCATCGGCGCCGCCATCAACACCGGCGGGATCCAGCGCGGCGAGTCCGTGGCGGTCATCGGCTGCGGCGGCGTTGGCATCGCAGCCGTCACGGGCGCGAAGCTGGCCGGCGCAACCACCATCATCGCCGTCGACATCGACGCCAACAAGGTGGAGATGGCCAAGTCCCTCGGCGCCACCCACGGCGTGGACTCCAGCAAGGAAGACCCCATCGAGGCCATCCGCGCCCTCACCAACGGCAACGGCGCTGACGTGGTGATCGACGCCGTCGGCCGTCCCGAAACGTACAAGCAGGCCTTCTATGCCCGCGACCTGGCCGGCCGCGTGGTCCTGGTGGGCGTCCCGGCACCGGACATGAAGCTTGAGCTTCCCCTGCTGGACGTCTTCGGCCGGGGCGGTTCCCTGAAGTCCTCCTGGTACGGCGACTGCCTGCCCTCCCGCGATTTCCCCATGCTCGTGGAGCACTACAAACAGGGCAACCTGGACCTGGACGCCTTCGTGACCGAACGCATCACCATCGACCAGGTGGAGGAAGCCTTCGCCAAGATGCACGAGGGCAAGGTCCTCCGTTCGGTGGTGGAGCTCTGA
- a CDS encoding MBL fold metallo-hydrolase: MAVRIENLVTSGTFSLDGGTWAVDNNVWIVGDDDECVIIDSPHDADAIIAQVQGRKVLAILLTHAHNDHIGAAREVAAAVGAPIFLNPEDLVLWKQVYPDTEPDRQHADGDVFQVGGATLRAIHTPGHSPGSTCFYLEGEGTVFTGDTLFNGGPGATGRSYSDYPTILASIRERLLTLPPETVVRTGHGDNTTIAAERETLAQVPQ; the protein is encoded by the coding sequence ATGGCGGTACGGATCGAGAACCTGGTCACCTCGGGCACGTTTTCGCTCGACGGCGGCACCTGGGCCGTGGACAACAACGTCTGGATCGTGGGCGATGACGATGAGTGCGTCATCATCGATTCCCCGCATGACGCCGACGCCATCATCGCCCAGGTGCAGGGCCGCAAGGTCCTGGCCATCCTGCTCACGCACGCGCACAACGACCACATCGGCGCAGCACGTGAAGTCGCTGCCGCGGTGGGTGCCCCGATCTTCCTGAACCCCGAGGACCTGGTTCTCTGGAAGCAGGTGTACCCGGATACGGAACCGGACCGGCAGCACGCCGACGGCGACGTTTTCCAGGTGGGCGGAGCAACCCTCCGTGCCATCCACACGCCCGGCCACTCCCCCGGCTCGACGTGCTTTTACCTGGAAGGCGAAGGAACGGTCTTCACCGGGGACACCCTGTTTAACGGCGGTCCGGGTGCCACCGGGCGCTCTTACAGCGACTACCCCACCATCCTGGCCTCCATCCGGGAACGGCTGCTCACGCTGCCACCGGAAACCGTGGTCCGCACCGGCCACGGCGACAACACCACCATTGCCGCGGAGCGGGAAACGCTGGCGCAGGTTCCGCAGTAG
- a CDS encoding FAD-dependent oxidoreductase translates to MSASPRVVIIGAGIVGTNLADELASRGWTNITVVEQGPLELAGGSTSHAPGLVFQTNPSKTMTEFASYTVDKLLSLSADGISCFNQVGGLELATTEARLEDLKRKLGYATSWGVEGRIIDADECEKHYPLLNKGALADGRRILGGLYVPSDGLAAAARAVQLLISKTRAAGVTYLGSTAVTGIEHSGGKVTGVETADGVVPADIVVSCAGFWGRELGRLAGLSVPLLPLAHQYAKTTPLDVLRGVNELPNGASKPILRYQDRDLYFREHGDRIGIGSYAHKPMPADMGNLPRVAADEMSDHHMPSRLDFTLEDFAPVWEDCQDLLPALHSARIDDGFNGIFSFTPDGGPLMGEAPDVEGLFVAEAVWVTHSAGVAKAMAELLIEGQSRTDLHGCELTRFEKVQTSDAYVSETSQQNFVEIYDVLHPLQPKESPRDLRVSPFNVRQKELGAFFLESAAWERPHWFEANRGLLEELPAEWQAPERDEWSAMFSSPISAAEAWKTRTAVALFDMTPLKRLSVVGPGAQALLHRLSTGNIAKKPGAVTYCLLLEHDGGIRSDVTVARLAEEEFQLGVNSNVDFDYLRVEARKQSAADPAQWVHVSDITGSTCCIGLWGPLAREVIGKVSSDDLTNDGLKYFRTKEISVGGIPVTAMRLSYVGELGWELYTTAEYGLKLWDLLFEAGQEHGIIAAGRGAFNSMRLEKGYRLWGTDMTSEHHPYESGLGFSVAKDKTGFVGAEALAARKEQPATRALRCLTVDDGTSLVLGKEPVYVNGSAAGYVTSAAYGYSVRKPIAYAWLPASVSEGDSVEVEYFGKRIAATVTAEPLFDPGMERLRG, encoded by the coding sequence ATGAGCGCATCACCACGCGTTGTCATCATCGGTGCCGGCATCGTCGGCACCAACCTTGCCGATGAACTCGCCAGCCGCGGCTGGACCAACATCACGGTGGTGGAACAGGGGCCCCTGGAACTGGCAGGCGGCTCCACCTCGCACGCCCCCGGCCTGGTCTTCCAGACCAACCCGTCCAAGACCATGACCGAGTTTGCCAGCTACACCGTGGACAAGCTGCTCTCACTCAGCGCCGACGGCATCTCCTGCTTCAACCAGGTGGGCGGGCTCGAGCTGGCCACCACCGAGGCGCGTCTTGAGGACCTCAAGCGCAAGCTCGGCTACGCCACCTCCTGGGGCGTCGAAGGCCGGATCATCGACGCCGACGAGTGCGAGAAGCACTACCCGCTGCTGAACAAGGGCGCCTTGGCCGACGGACGCCGCATCTTGGGCGGCCTGTACGTCCCCTCCGACGGCCTGGCCGCCGCGGCGCGTGCCGTTCAGCTCCTCATCAGCAAGACCCGCGCGGCAGGGGTGACGTACCTGGGCTCCACCGCCGTCACCGGCATCGAGCACTCGGGCGGCAAGGTCACGGGCGTGGAAACGGCTGACGGGGTGGTCCCGGCAGACATCGTCGTGTCCTGCGCCGGGTTCTGGGGCCGTGAACTGGGACGGCTGGCAGGCCTGAGCGTGCCTCTGCTGCCGCTGGCACACCAGTACGCAAAGACCACCCCGCTGGATGTGCTCCGCGGCGTCAACGAGCTGCCCAACGGGGCCAGCAAGCCCATTCTGCGCTACCAGGACCGGGACCTGTACTTCCGCGAGCACGGCGACCGGATCGGCATCGGCAGCTACGCACACAAGCCCATGCCCGCCGACATGGGCAACCTGCCGCGCGTCGCGGCCGATGAGATGTCCGACCACCACATGCCGTCCCGCCTGGACTTCACGCTGGAGGATTTTGCCCCGGTGTGGGAGGACTGCCAGGACCTGCTCCCGGCCCTGCACTCGGCCCGGATCGATGACGGCTTCAACGGCATCTTCTCCTTCACTCCGGACGGCGGCCCGCTGATGGGCGAGGCGCCCGACGTGGAAGGCCTGTTCGTGGCCGAGGCAGTGTGGGTTACGCACTCGGCAGGCGTCGCCAAGGCAATGGCCGAGCTCCTGATCGAGGGCCAGTCCCGCACCGACCTGCACGGCTGCGAGCTCACCCGCTTCGAAAAGGTGCAGACATCCGACGCGTACGTCAGCGAGACATCCCAGCAGAACTTCGTGGAAATCTACGACGTCCTGCACCCGCTGCAGCCCAAGGAGTCCCCGCGGGACCTGCGCGTCAGCCCGTTCAACGTCCGGCAGAAGGAACTGGGGGCGTTCTTCCTGGAGTCCGCTGCCTGGGAGCGCCCGCACTGGTTTGAGGCCAACCGCGGCCTGCTGGAGGAGCTTCCGGCAGAGTGGCAGGCGCCCGAGCGGGATGAGTGGTCCGCCATGTTCTCTTCCCCCATCTCCGCCGCCGAAGCGTGGAAGACGCGTACCGCCGTCGCGCTTTTCGACATGACGCCGCTGAAGCGGCTGTCGGTGGTCGGCCCCGGTGCGCAGGCGTTGCTGCACCGGCTCAGCACGGGCAACATCGCCAAGAAGCCGGGTGCCGTGACGTACTGCCTGCTGCTGGAGCACGACGGCGGCATCCGCAGTGACGTGACCGTCGCACGGCTGGCCGAGGAAGAGTTCCAGCTCGGCGTGAACAGCAACGTGGACTTCGACTACCTCCGGGTGGAGGCCCGGAAGCAGTCCGCGGCCGATCCGGCCCAGTGGGTGCACGTTTCCGATATCACCGGCAGCACCTGCTGCATCGGGCTCTGGGGGCCGCTGGCCCGAGAAGTGATCGGCAAGGTCAGTTCTGATGATCTGACCAACGACGGCCTGAAGTACTTCCGGACCAAGGAAATCTCGGTGGGCGGCATCCCGGTCACCGCCATGCGGCTCTCCTACGTGGGCGAACTCGGTTGGGAGCTCTACACCACCGCCGAGTACGGGCTGAAGCTGTGGGATCTGCTGTTTGAGGCGGGCCAGGAACACGGCATCATCGCCGCCGGCCGCGGCGCGTTCAACAGCATGCGGCTGGAAAAGGGGTACCGGCTGTGGGGCACGGACATGACGTCGGAGCACCACCCCTACGAGTCCGGCCTGGGCTTCTCCGTGGCCAAGGACAAGACGGGGTTTGTGGGGGCCGAAGCCCTTGCGGCGCGCAAGGAGCAGCCGGCCACGCGGGCTCTGCGGTGCCTGACAGTCGACGACGGCACGTCCCTGGTGCTGGGCAAGGAACCTGTCTACGTGAACGGCTCGGCTGCCGGGTACGTTACGAGCGCCGCCTACGGCTACTCGGTCCGCAAACCGATCGCGTATGCCTGGCTGCCGGCTTCGGTTTCCGAGGGGGACTCCGTGGAGGTGGAGTACTTCGGCAAGCGCATCGCCGCGACCGTCACGGCCGAACCGCTCTTCGACCCGGGCATGGAGCGCCTCCGGGGCTGA
- the purU gene encoding formyltetrahydrofolate deformylase translates to MTILIDSLPPGSTEASATAATGAASAESTTRRAGFVLTLSCPEQPGIVRAVTAFLADRGFDIVEHQQFDDHVSGKLFLRTAFTGGGSEGLNPREGELDQQDAESLTAAFAPVAGEFGMDFTINDGRPQRLLVMVSKFGHCLNDLIFRSQAGSLGAEIAVVVSNHQDLRPMAEAAGLPFIHVPVTAATKPEAEARLLELVAEYNADLVVLARYMQVLSNDLCTSLRGRAINIHHSFLPGFKGAKPYHQAYDRGVKLVGATAHYVTPDLDEGPIIEQEVFRVDHSLDPEALVTVGRDAETQALARAVRWHCQHRVLLNNTRTVVFR, encoded by the coding sequence TTGACCATCCTTATTGACAGCCTCCCCCCCGGGAGCACCGAGGCCAGTGCCACCGCAGCAACCGGTGCCGCGTCGGCAGAATCCACCACCCGCCGGGCCGGATTCGTCCTCACCCTGTCCTGCCCCGAGCAACCCGGCATCGTCCGTGCGGTGACGGCTTTCCTCGCAGACCGCGGCTTCGACATCGTGGAGCACCAGCAGTTCGACGACCACGTCAGCGGGAAGCTCTTCCTGCGCACCGCCTTCACCGGAGGCGGCTCCGAGGGGCTCAACCCCCGGGAGGGCGAACTCGACCAGCAGGACGCGGAAAGTCTTACGGCAGCCTTTGCCCCCGTCGCCGGCGAGTTCGGCATGGACTTCACCATCAACGACGGCAGGCCGCAACGGCTGCTGGTGATGGTCTCGAAGTTCGGGCACTGCCTCAACGACCTCATATTCCGGTCGCAGGCAGGAAGCCTCGGTGCGGAGATCGCCGTCGTGGTTTCCAACCATCAGGACCTGCGGCCTATGGCCGAGGCCGCCGGACTGCCCTTCATCCATGTTCCCGTGACGGCCGCCACCAAGCCCGAGGCCGAGGCCCGCCTGCTGGAACTGGTGGCCGAGTACAACGCGGACCTGGTGGTCCTGGCCCGCTACATGCAGGTGCTGTCCAACGACCTCTGCACCAGCCTCCGCGGGCGGGCCATCAACATCCACCACTCCTTCCTGCCCGGCTTCAAGGGCGCCAAGCCGTACCACCAGGCCTACGACCGCGGCGTGAAGCTCGTCGGGGCCACCGCGCACTACGTGACGCCGGACCTCGACGAGGGGCCCATCATCGAGCAGGAGGTGTTCCGTGTGGACCACAGCCTGGACCCGGAGGCCCTGGTGACCGTGGGCCGGGACGCCGAAACCCAGGCACTTGCCCGGGCCGTGAGATGGCACTGCCAGCACCGAGTCCTGCTCAACAACACCCGCACTGTCGTATTCCGCTAA